A region of Phalacrocorax carbo chromosome 7, bPhaCar2.1, whole genome shotgun sequence DNA encodes the following proteins:
- the ESPNL gene encoding espin-like protein: MMNKQEKLEALAQSQRYDIIAISETWWGESCDWCVMMDGYRLFRSDKQGKRGREEALYVVEELECMELVMVQLRASGGFPIDWKLANIVPIFKKAKRDDPALDTEHDVIWAGPDHLHLAGASRVPPVPGGWLSPLRQSGAAEPADPPRTDPAEADVDSLVPTHDERGRPIPEWKRQVMVRRLRARLADEEAAGGQVRAGPPRGWDGASWRFSPSRQAVLGPFGELLTEADLQQLERAVESLRLRRRGEAYQGELRRLARELRALLPAPLLSITVRSPPPAPGQPLPLWCGRLAGAVSSLAALLAHAEGARVASAAAGPADAGGQLRETAGSLAQREIRQCGVCVRSLRGAFEPTLGVAGGKAAAGSGAEAASDSGISCEEAFSEGGGSPGPGPERGSLRKERIVMLFLRHWRRSAYGAPRPAAGDHREAAGTGEGGAARLARQRAAIQRLLGGWRDSASRRPPAQPPPAAGRAPLSPEQFVATAGGEPADYESLSLELFMLGYFRILEQELPPEERRGRHLLCFEVFEQLGRHGWRAVRAFHRAVTDEIAAGRRGWRDGFDDIKARYFGSPQSSIRRPGEAGEDEEEICRYMDRSFAFWKEKEAEMFSPEE, from the exons ATGATGAACAAGCAAGAGAAGCTGGAAgccttggcccagtcccagagatATGACATCATTGCTATAAGTGAAACCTGGTGGGGTGAGTCCTGCGACTGGTGTGTCatgatggatggttacaggctcttcaggAGTGATAAGCAGGGCAAGcgaggcagggaggaggcattGTATgtagtggaggagctggagtGCATGGAGCTTGTGATGGTAcagttgagagcctctgg AGGGTTCCCaattgactggaagctggcaaacattgtcccaatcttcaagaaggccaagaggGATGACCCCG ctttagatactgagcatgacgtcatatg ggcaggaccTGACCACCTGCACTTGGCGGGGGCCTCCCGGGTGCCTCCTGTCCCCGGCGGCTGGCTCAGCCCCTTGCGGCAG AGTGGGGCGGCCGAGCCGGCTGACCCCCCCAGGACGGACCCTGCGGAGGCAGATGTGGACTCCCTGGTGCCCACGCACGACGAGCGGGGCCGCCCCATCCCCGAGTGGAAGCGGCAGGTGATGGTGCGGCGGCTGCGGGCCCGGCTGGCGGAcgaggaggcggcgggcggccaGGTacgggccgggccgccccgggGATGG GACGGGGCGTCCTGGCGCTTCTCGCCCTCCCGCCAGGCAGTGCTGGGCCCCTTCGGGGAGCTGCTGACCGAGGCagacctgcagcagctggagcggGCGGTGGAGAGCTTGCggctgcggcggcggggcgaggcGTACCAGGGCGAGCTGCGGCGCCTGGCGCGGGAGCTGCGCGCCCTCCTGCCCGCCCCGCTGCTCAGCATCACCGTCCGCAGccctccgcccgcccccggGCAGCCCCTCCCCCTCTGGTGTGGCCGCTTGGCCGGCGCTGTCAGCAGCCTGGCCGCGCTGCTGGCCCACGCCGAGGGGGCGCGGGtcgcctccgccgccgccggccccgccgacGCCGGCGGGCAGCTCCGGGAGACGGCGGGCAGTCTGGCGCAGCGGGAGATCCGGCAGTGCGGGGTCTGCGTCCGCAGCCTCCGCGGCGCCTTCGAGCCCACCttgggggtggcggggggcaAGGCGGCCGCGGGGAGCGGTGCTGAGGCCGCCAGCGACTCGGGCATCAGCTGCGAGGAGGCGTTTTCCGAGGGCGGTGGctcgccggggccggggccggagcggggcaGCCTGAGGAAGGAGCGGATCGTGATGCTTTTCCTGAGACACTGGAGACGGTCCGCCTacggcgccccccggccggcaGCCGGAGACcaccgggaggcggcggggaccggggaggggggggcggccCGCCTGGCGCGGCAGAGAGCCGCCATCCAGCGGCTTCTGGGCGGCTGGCGGGACTctgcctcccgccgccccccggcacAGCCGCCTCCCGCAGCCGGCCGCGCCCCGCTCTCCCCGGAGCAATTCGTGGCGACGGCCGGGGGGGAACCGGCCGACTACGAGAGCCTGTCGCTGGAGCTCTTCATGCTGGGTTATTTCCGCAtcctggagcaggagctgccccCCGAGGAGCGCCGCGGCCGCCACCTCCTCTGCTTCGAGGTGTTCGAGCAGCTGGGCCGGCACGGCTGGCGGGCCGTGCGCGCCTTCCACCGCGCCGTCACCGACGAGATCGCCGCCggccggcggggctggcgggACGGCTTCGACGACATCAAGGCCAGGTATTTCGGATCCCCCCAGAGCTCGATACGGCGGCCGGGGGAGGCCGGGGAAGACGAAGAGGAGATCTGCCGCTACATGGACCGCAGCTTCGCcttctggaaggagaaggaagccGAGATGTTCAGTCCGGAGGAGTGA
- the KLHL30 gene encoding kelch-like protein 30 isoform X1: protein MVRNVDDFDFCLPSHAQAVLEGLQRLRANPKLADVTLVAGGQEFPCHRGVLALCSHYFHAMFSGDFAESIAARVELKEVDPGMLELLLDFAYTGKVTINQANVEGLMRTSSQLHFPTIQKVCSRYLRQQMDVTNCLGICEFGESYGCPEVSSKAWSFLQENFEAVSQQEEFLQLSKERLAVYLSNDQLQVQEEQSLAEAVLRWVRHDPGPRAQFLPELLELAHLVLLPDQYLQNLLATEPLVRDSDASKALVTQSRAMGQGNADTQKNTLTPPQKLEEVLVVVGGRMLEDSEDEDGGLEMPAAPRNFAFYNPKSRRWMALPDFPDYNKWGFSLVTLNNDVYVTGGSRGSQNDTWSTTQVWRFCPRDGTWKPITSMLRARTNHTSAVLNGEIYVIGGTTVDMVEVERYDPYNKSWCAISPALKYVSNFAAASCLGKLYLVGSCAVKYNALTLQCYNPVQDLWSVITSPFIPKYLSAPRCATLHGLIYLIGDNTKKVHVYNPEANIWQKVQLLHTLHENGGMVPLGDRLFVTGGHWKGMDGDYRVEMEVYDCVKDLWTREGSLPCLWLFHSSSSIFMDTSKWTEAFQGDHRR, encoded by the exons ATGGTGAGGAACGTGGACGACTTTGACTTCTGCCTACCGTCACACGCCCAGGCCgtgctggaggggctgcagcgACTGCGCGCCAACCCCAAACTGGCAGATGTGACACTGGTGGCCGGTGGGCAGGAGTTCCCCTGCCACCGTGGTGTCCTGGCCCTCTGCAGCCACTACTTCCATGCCATGTTCTCTGGCGACTTCGCCGAGAGCATCGCAGCACGGGTGGAGCTGAAGGAGGTGGATCCCGGCATGCTGGAGTTGCTGCTTGACTTCGCCTACACAGGGAAGGTCACCATCAATCAGGCAAATGTGGAGGGGCTGATGCGGACCTCCAGCCAGCTCCACTTCCCCACTATCCAGAAGGTCTGCAGCCGCTACCTCCGGCAGCAGATGGACGTCACCAACTGCCTAGGTATCTGCGAGTTCGGCGAGAGCTACGGATGCCCTGAGGTCTCCTCAAAGGCCTGGTCTTTCTTGCAGGAGAACTTTGAAGCTGTCTCTCAGCAGGAGGAGTTCCTCCAGCTCTCCAAGGAGAGGTTGGCTGTCTACCTCTCCAATGACCAGCTGCAggtgcaggaggagcagagcctggctgaGGCCGTGCTGCGCTGGGTACGGCACGACCCAGGCCCCCGAGCCCAGTTCCTgcctgagctgctggagctggctcacCTCGTCTTGCTGCCTGACCAGTACCTGCAGAACCTTCTTGCCACCGAGCCCCTTGTCCGTGACTCGGATGCCAGCAAGGCCCTCGTCACCCAATCCCGTGCCATG GGCCAGGGCAATGCCGATACCCAGAAGAACACCCtaaccccaccacagaagctGGAGGAAGTGCTGGTGGTGGTTGGTGGCCGCATGCTAGAGGACAgcgaggatgaggatggggggCTGGAAATGCCAGCTGCCCCCAGGAACTTCGCCTTCTACAACCCCAAAAGCA GGCGATGGATGGCTCTGCCTGATTTCCCCGATTACAACAAATGGGGCTTTTCCCTGGTGACTCTGAACAACGATGTGTATGTCACAG GCGGCTCTCGGGGGTCCCAGAACGACACATGGTCAACAACCCAGGTGTGGCGCTTCTGCCCCAGAGACGGCACCTGGAAGCCCATCACTTCCATGTTGAGAGCCCGGACAAACCACACCAGCGCCGTCCTCAATGGCGAGATCTATGTCATTGGGG GGACAACGGTGGACATGGTAGAGGTGGAGCGCTACGACCCCTACAACAAGAGCTGGTGTGCCATCAGCCCAGCCCTCAAGTATGTGAGCAATTTCgcagctgccagctgcttgGGCAAGCTCTACCTGGTGGGCTCCTGCGCTGTCAAGTACAACGCACTCACCTTGCAGTGCTACAACCCTGTCCAAG ATTTGTGGAGTGTGATCACATCCCCCTTCATCCCCAAATACCTCTCAGCCCCGCGCTGTGCCACACTGCACGGGCTCATCTATCTCATTGGGGACAACACCAAGAAGGTCCACGTGTACAACCCGGAGGCCAACATCTGGCAGAAG GTGCAGCTCCTGCACACGCTCCATGAGAATGGTGGGATGGTGCCGCTGGGCGACCGGCTCTTTGTCACTGGTGGCCACTGGAAGGGCATGGATGGGGACTACCGGGTGGAGATGGAGGTGTATGACTGTGTCAAGGACCTCTGGACACGGGAgggctccctgccctgcctctggctCTTCCACAGTTCCTCCTCCATCTTCATGGACACTTCCAAGTGGACAGAGGCTTTCCAGGGTGACCACAGGCGGTAG
- the KLHL30 gene encoding kelch-like protein 30 isoform X3 — MVRNVDDFDFCLPSHAQAVLEGLQRLRANPKLADVTLVAGGQEFPCHRGVLALCSHYFHAMFSGDFAESIAARVELKEVDPGMLELLLDFAYTGKVTINQANVEGLMRTSSQLHFPTIQKVCSRYLRQQMDVTNCLGICEFGESYGCPEVSSKAWSFLQENFEAVSQQEEFLQLSKERLAVYLSNDQLQVQEEQSLAEAVLRWVRHDPGPRAQFLPELLELAHLVLLPDQYLQNLLATEPLVRDSDASKALVTQSRAMGQGNADTQKNTLTPPQKLEEVLVVVGGRMLEDSEDEDGGLEMPAAPRNFAFYNPKSRRWMALPDFPDYNKWGFSLVTLNNDVYVTGGSRGSQNDTWSTTQVWRFCPRDGTWKPITSMLRARTNHTSAVLNGEIYVIGDLWSVITSPFIPKYLSAPRCATLHGLIYLIGDNTKKVHVYNPEANIWQKVQLLHTLHENGGMVPLGDRLFVTGGHWKGMDGDYRVEMEVYDCVKDLWTREGSLPCLWLFHSSSSIFMDTSKWTEAFQGDHRR; from the exons ATGGTGAGGAACGTGGACGACTTTGACTTCTGCCTACCGTCACACGCCCAGGCCgtgctggaggggctgcagcgACTGCGCGCCAACCCCAAACTGGCAGATGTGACACTGGTGGCCGGTGGGCAGGAGTTCCCCTGCCACCGTGGTGTCCTGGCCCTCTGCAGCCACTACTTCCATGCCATGTTCTCTGGCGACTTCGCCGAGAGCATCGCAGCACGGGTGGAGCTGAAGGAGGTGGATCCCGGCATGCTGGAGTTGCTGCTTGACTTCGCCTACACAGGGAAGGTCACCATCAATCAGGCAAATGTGGAGGGGCTGATGCGGACCTCCAGCCAGCTCCACTTCCCCACTATCCAGAAGGTCTGCAGCCGCTACCTCCGGCAGCAGATGGACGTCACCAACTGCCTAGGTATCTGCGAGTTCGGCGAGAGCTACGGATGCCCTGAGGTCTCCTCAAAGGCCTGGTCTTTCTTGCAGGAGAACTTTGAAGCTGTCTCTCAGCAGGAGGAGTTCCTCCAGCTCTCCAAGGAGAGGTTGGCTGTCTACCTCTCCAATGACCAGCTGCAggtgcaggaggagcagagcctggctgaGGCCGTGCTGCGCTGGGTACGGCACGACCCAGGCCCCCGAGCCCAGTTCCTgcctgagctgctggagctggctcacCTCGTCTTGCTGCCTGACCAGTACCTGCAGAACCTTCTTGCCACCGAGCCCCTTGTCCGTGACTCGGATGCCAGCAAGGCCCTCGTCACCCAATCCCGTGCCATG GGCCAGGGCAATGCCGATACCCAGAAGAACACCCtaaccccaccacagaagctGGAGGAAGTGCTGGTGGTGGTTGGTGGCCGCATGCTAGAGGACAgcgaggatgaggatggggggCTGGAAATGCCAGCTGCCCCCAGGAACTTCGCCTTCTACAACCCCAAAAGCA GGCGATGGATGGCTCTGCCTGATTTCCCCGATTACAACAAATGGGGCTTTTCCCTGGTGACTCTGAACAACGATGTGTATGTCACAG GCGGCTCTCGGGGGTCCCAGAACGACACATGGTCAACAACCCAGGTGTGGCGCTTCTGCCCCAGAGACGGCACCTGGAAGCCCATCACTTCCATGTTGAGAGCCCGGACAAACCACACCAGCGCCGTCCTCAATGGCGAGATCTATGTCATTGGGG ATTTGTGGAGTGTGATCACATCCCCCTTCATCCCCAAATACCTCTCAGCCCCGCGCTGTGCCACACTGCACGGGCTCATCTATCTCATTGGGGACAACACCAAGAAGGTCCACGTGTACAACCCGGAGGCCAACATCTGGCAGAAG GTGCAGCTCCTGCACACGCTCCATGAGAATGGTGGGATGGTGCCGCTGGGCGACCGGCTCTTTGTCACTGGTGGCCACTGGAAGGGCATGGATGGGGACTACCGGGTGGAGATGGAGGTGTATGACTGTGTCAAGGACCTCTGGACACGGGAgggctccctgccctgcctctggctCTTCCACAGTTCCTCCTCCATCTTCATGGACACTTCCAAGTGGACAGAGGCTTTCCAGGGTGACCACAGGCGGTAG
- the KLHL30 gene encoding kelch-like protein 30 isoform X2, which produces MVRNVDDFDFCLPSHAQAVLEGLQRLRANPKLADVTLVAGGQEFPCHRGVLALCSHYFHAMFSGDFAESIAARVELKEVDPGMLELLLDFAYTGKVTINQANVEGLMRTSSQLHFPTIQKVCSRYLRQQMDVTNCLGICEFGESYGCPEVSSKAWSFLQENFEAVSQQEEFLQLSKERLAVYLSNDQLQVQEEQSLAEAVLRWVRHDPGPRAQFLPELLELAHLVLLPDQYLQNLLATEPLVRDSDASKALVTQSRAMGQGNADTQKNTLTPPQKLEEVLVVVGGRMLEDSEDEDGGLEMPAAPRNFAFYNPKSSGSRGSQNDTWSTTQVWRFCPRDGTWKPITSMLRARTNHTSAVLNGEIYVIGGTTVDMVEVERYDPYNKSWCAISPALKYVSNFAAASCLGKLYLVGSCAVKYNALTLQCYNPVQDLWSVITSPFIPKYLSAPRCATLHGLIYLIGDNTKKVHVYNPEANIWQKVQLLHTLHENGGMVPLGDRLFVTGGHWKGMDGDYRVEMEVYDCVKDLWTREGSLPCLWLFHSSSSIFMDTSKWTEAFQGDHRR; this is translated from the exons ATGGTGAGGAACGTGGACGACTTTGACTTCTGCCTACCGTCACACGCCCAGGCCgtgctggaggggctgcagcgACTGCGCGCCAACCCCAAACTGGCAGATGTGACACTGGTGGCCGGTGGGCAGGAGTTCCCCTGCCACCGTGGTGTCCTGGCCCTCTGCAGCCACTACTTCCATGCCATGTTCTCTGGCGACTTCGCCGAGAGCATCGCAGCACGGGTGGAGCTGAAGGAGGTGGATCCCGGCATGCTGGAGTTGCTGCTTGACTTCGCCTACACAGGGAAGGTCACCATCAATCAGGCAAATGTGGAGGGGCTGATGCGGACCTCCAGCCAGCTCCACTTCCCCACTATCCAGAAGGTCTGCAGCCGCTACCTCCGGCAGCAGATGGACGTCACCAACTGCCTAGGTATCTGCGAGTTCGGCGAGAGCTACGGATGCCCTGAGGTCTCCTCAAAGGCCTGGTCTTTCTTGCAGGAGAACTTTGAAGCTGTCTCTCAGCAGGAGGAGTTCCTCCAGCTCTCCAAGGAGAGGTTGGCTGTCTACCTCTCCAATGACCAGCTGCAggtgcaggaggagcagagcctggctgaGGCCGTGCTGCGCTGGGTACGGCACGACCCAGGCCCCCGAGCCCAGTTCCTgcctgagctgctggagctggctcacCTCGTCTTGCTGCCTGACCAGTACCTGCAGAACCTTCTTGCCACCGAGCCCCTTGTCCGTGACTCGGATGCCAGCAAGGCCCTCGTCACCCAATCCCGTGCCATG GGCCAGGGCAATGCCGATACCCAGAAGAACACCCtaaccccaccacagaagctGGAGGAAGTGCTGGTGGTGGTTGGTGGCCGCATGCTAGAGGACAgcgaggatgaggatggggggCTGGAAATGCCAGCTGCCCCCAGGAACTTCGCCTTCTACAACCCCAAAAGCA GCGGCTCTCGGGGGTCCCAGAACGACACATGGTCAACAACCCAGGTGTGGCGCTTCTGCCCCAGAGACGGCACCTGGAAGCCCATCACTTCCATGTTGAGAGCCCGGACAAACCACACCAGCGCCGTCCTCAATGGCGAGATCTATGTCATTGGGG GGACAACGGTGGACATGGTAGAGGTGGAGCGCTACGACCCCTACAACAAGAGCTGGTGTGCCATCAGCCCAGCCCTCAAGTATGTGAGCAATTTCgcagctgccagctgcttgGGCAAGCTCTACCTGGTGGGCTCCTGCGCTGTCAAGTACAACGCACTCACCTTGCAGTGCTACAACCCTGTCCAAG ATTTGTGGAGTGTGATCACATCCCCCTTCATCCCCAAATACCTCTCAGCCCCGCGCTGTGCCACACTGCACGGGCTCATCTATCTCATTGGGGACAACACCAAGAAGGTCCACGTGTACAACCCGGAGGCCAACATCTGGCAGAAG GTGCAGCTCCTGCACACGCTCCATGAGAATGGTGGGATGGTGCCGCTGGGCGACCGGCTCTTTGTCACTGGTGGCCACTGGAAGGGCATGGATGGGGACTACCGGGTGGAGATGGAGGTGTATGACTGTGTCAAGGACCTCTGGACACGGGAgggctccctgccctgcctctggctCTTCCACAGTTCCTCCTCCATCTTCATGGACACTTCCAAGTGGACAGAGGCTTTCCAGGGTGACCACAGGCGGTAG